In Desulfovibrio litoralis DSM 11393, a genomic segment contains:
- the rarD gene encoding EamA family transporter RarD — protein sequence MQETVSKANPPLSSRLPWLAAFGSFFIWGALPIYWHALDTVNSLEILAHRIFWSFIFLFFILLWRKEVKKSYALLKNNMILLSVFTSGGLLTFNWLLYIWAVTHNQIIDASLGYFITPLINVVLGVIFFKNKLNRVQSFAIVIAACGVFYQLYAQGTIPIVGLSLAISFSFYGMMRKKVAVESLPGLFLETTIFAIPAFLWLIFLQIKGSATFFHVPSSIHLLLIFSGVITSVPLLMYAYAARQMSFVSLGLIQYVTPSLAFLVGFFIFKETFNIHMAITFLCIWTALAIYTADSLYTFKRRLVINKIIS from the coding sequence ATGCAAGAAACAGTATCAAAAGCCAACCCCCCTCTTTCTTCTCGCCTTCCTTGGCTTGCCGCCTTTGGTTCTTTTTTTATTTGGGGGGCGTTGCCTATTTATTGGCATGCTCTAGATACTGTTAACTCGCTTGAAATTTTGGCTCATCGTATTTTTTGGTCTTTTATATTTTTATTTTTTATTTTATTGTGGCGAAAAGAAGTAAAAAAAAGCTATGCCTTGCTGAAAAACAATATGATTTTGTTATCGGTCTTTACTAGCGGGGGGCTTTTAACCTTTAACTGGTTGTTATATATTTGGGCGGTTACCCACAATCAAATTATTGATGCCAGCCTTGGATATTTTATAACCCCTTTAATTAACGTTGTTCTTGGTGTTATCTTTTTTAAAAACAAGTTGAATAGAGTGCAATCTTTTGCTATTGTTATTGCCGCTTGTGGGGTGTTTTATCAACTATACGCTCAAGGAACAATACCGATTGTCGGATTATCTTTAGCTATTTCTTTCAGTTTTTACGGAATGATGAGAAAAAAAGTTGCCGTAGAGTCATTACCCGGCTTGTTTTTAGAAACAACAATATTTGCAATTCCTGCATTTTTATGGTTAATATTTCTGCAAATAAAAGGTAGTGCCACTTTTTTTCATGTTCCCTCTTCCATCCACCTTTTGTTAATATTTAGCGGAGTAATAACCTCTGTTCCATTACTTATGTATGCTTACGCCGCAAGACAAATGTCGTTTGTATCTTTGGGGCTAATTCAATATGTAACCCCAAGTCTCGCCTTTTTAGTCGGTTTTTTTATCTTTAAAGAAACGTTCAATATTCATATGGCAATTACCTTTTTATGTATCTGGACAGCCCTTGCTATATATACCGCTGATTCATTATATACATTTAAAAGAAGACTTGTTATAAATAAAATTATATCTTAA
- a CDS encoding tetratricopeptide repeat protein — protein MKKYYIIFICLFSLLGCLKEEQNPNQELSDAQQALTEKDYIEAEKCFDRYLRHYPDGTKRWEAWNSLLDLTIDIKQDERLAIEILETMLVEFEENPKKSRIIILKLGEKYHELRKWEDSARVWVKILKDHGASSEEKALAYRRLSTAYLRRLEFEPAREALKYCLNLNVSDETKSLCLYELADALMIMEELPEAETTLEKLLGEKSVSEQTRVMATFMLADVAEQLGKNEKAQKLFHSILDLYPNKKVVEIRLQNNTPQKPPLPQQPSNKNKRQNNRAF, from the coding sequence ATGAAAAAATATTATATTATCTTTATATGCCTATTTAGCCTTTTGGGCTGTTTAAAAGAAGAACAAAACCCCAATCAAGAGCTTTCTGATGCACAACAGGCCCTCACCGAAAAAGACTATATCGAAGCCGAAAAATGTTTCGATCGTTACCTTAGGCATTATCCCGACGGAACAAAACGCTGGGAAGCTTGGAACAGTTTATTGGATTTAACAATCGATATAAAACAAGATGAAAGGCTGGCTATTGAAATACTTGAAACCATGTTGGTCGAGTTTGAAGAAAACCCAAAAAAATCTAGAATAATTATCTTAAAACTCGGCGAAAAATACCATGAGTTAAGAAAGTGGGAAGATTCGGCAAGAGTTTGGGTTAAAATATTAAAAGATCACGGAGCAAGCTCAGAAGAAAAAGCCCTCGCCTACAGACGCCTATCAACAGCTTATCTAAGACGCTTAGAGTTTGAACCAGCAAGAGAAGCTTTAAAATACTGTTTAAACCTTAATGTCAGCGATGAAACAAAAAGTTTATGCCTTTATGAATTGGCAGATGCCTTAATGATCATGGAAGAGTTACCCGAAGCGGAAACAACGCTTGAAAAACTACTTGGGGAAAAAAGTGTTTCAGAACAAACAAGAGTAATGGCAACCTTTATGTTAGCAGACGTAGCAGAGCAACTTGGCAAAAACGAAAAAGCACAAAAACTTTTCCACTCAATACTTGATTTATATCCAAACAAAAAAGTAGTCGAAATAAGACTGCAAAACAACACACCCCAAAAACCGCCATTACCACAACAACCTTCAAATAAAAACAAAAGACAAAATAATCGAGCTTTTTAA
- the rdgC gene encoding recombination-associated protein RdgC, whose product MGFTASSTGFSRLKITEEVSNEKLSQIPELLIQHSFKDIDEIAVERSFGWVNFDDMLDTSWQESPPEKAHYFCFSLRIDTRRIPAGVMKKHLMLALKEEEQRNKEQGRKFISRERKKELKEQVHLRLMSRFLPIPAEFNIIWNTEKNMIYLASTQEKIIDLFMEYFTKSFNLHLELLTPYSLAAHLLGDTALNSLDYLSASSFA is encoded by the coding sequence ATGGGTTTTACTGCCTCAAGCACAGGCTTTAGCCGACTAAAAATCACAGAAGAAGTATCAAACGAAAAACTAAGCCAAATACCTGAGCTTTTAATTCAACACTCTTTTAAAGATATAGATGAAATTGCTGTTGAACGGTCTTTTGGTTGGGTTAATTTTGATGATATGCTTGATACAAGCTGGCAAGAAAGCCCTCCGGAAAAAGCACATTATTTTTGCTTCTCTTTGCGTATAGATACAAGACGTATCCCCGCCGGAGTAATGAAAAAACACCTTATGCTTGCCTTAAAAGAAGAAGAACAAAGAAATAAAGAACAAGGGCGAAAGTTTATCTCGCGTGAAAGAAAAAAAGAGTTAAAAGAACAAGTCCACTTACGCTTAATGAGCCGTTTTTTACCGATTCCCGCAGAGTTTAACATTATCTGGAACACAGAAAAAAACATGATTTATCTTGCCTCAACTCAAGAAAAAATTATCGACTTGTTTATGGAATATTTTACAAAGTCATTTAATCTTCACTTGGAACTTTTAACTCCTTATTCCTTGGCTGCCCACCTACTCGGCGATACTGCACTAAATTCTTTGGATTATTTAAGCGCAAGCTCTTTTGCCTAA
- the fdnG gene encoding formate dehydrogenase-N subunit alpha — protein sequence MAVSRRLFLQLSAGTIAYTAFGGLGISMAQTEAKIEQFKLKGSKATTSVCCYCAVGCGLIVNTAEDGNGRTINVEGDPDHPINEGALCAKGAAVWQLAENDMRTKKPLYRAAFSDEWKEVEWDWALNEIAKKVKKTRDESFAEKNAKGEVVNRTEAIASLGSAALDNEECWAYQSFLRSLGLVYIEHQARIUHSATVPALAESFGRGAMTNHWNDIANSDCVLIMGSNPAENHPISFKWVMKAQERGAKIIHVDPRFTRTSAKCDFHTALRVGTDIAFLGGMIKYIADNNLYFKDYVLNYTNASFIVGKKYSFKDGLFSGFDPKTRRYDKSTWAYEMDTNGVPMRDLTLKNPRCVWNLMREHFKRYTLDAVSSTTGTSKADLEKVYKTFGATGQPDKAGTVMYAMGWTQKSVGVQNIRTMAIVQLLLGNIGVAGGGINALRGESNVQGSTDQGLLATNLPAYLSVPKSTMVSLEAYNKARTPVSKDPQSVNWWSNTPKYMASLIKSMYPSEDPAAAYNWLPKLDADKKDTEYFWLALFERMYNNGFKGLFAWGMNPACSGANAGKNRIALGKLDWLVNVNLFENETSSFWKGPGQDPSKIKTEVFLLPCAVSIEKEGSVVNSGRWVQWRYRGPKPYAQTRPDGDIMLELAKEIRKLYKEEGGKFVDPVLKLDIESWEEHNEFSPIKVAKIMNGYFTKDIEIAGKQYKAGQQVPSFALLQADGSTTSGCWVMTGCFTDAGNMAARRSKDQTEMQANIGLFPNWSWAWPLNRRVLYNRASVDLKGQPFNPKKPVIIWKDGKWVGDVVDGGGDPGAKHPFIMQTHGVGSLFGPGREDGPFPEHYESMECAVPKNTFSKQLSSPTAYYIEREKPKKVCDPRYPTICTTYRVTEHWQTGLMTRRVGWLLEAEPQIFCEMSPEFAKMKKINNGDKVNISSPRGKVWAIAIVTERIKPLKVQGQILHTVGIPWHFGWIFPKNGGDSVNLLTPSVGDPNTGIPETKAFMVNVEKA from the coding sequence ATGGCAGTTTCCAGAAGATTGTTTCTTCAACTGTCTGCCGGTACAATTGCTTATACTGCTTTTGGCGGTTTAGGCATTTCCATGGCGCAGACAGAGGCGAAGATTGAGCAGTTTAAATTAAAAGGCAGTAAGGCAACCACTAGTGTTTGTTGCTATTGTGCCGTTGGTTGTGGTCTTATCGTCAATACGGCGGAAGATGGCAACGGCAGAACTATTAATGTAGAGGGCGACCCAGATCACCCTATCAACGAAGGTGCTTTGTGTGCTAAAGGTGCCGCTGTTTGGCAGTTGGCAGAAAACGATATGCGTACAAAAAAACCTTTGTACCGTGCAGCATTCAGTGATGAGTGGAAAGAAGTTGAATGGGATTGGGCTCTTAACGAAATCGCTAAAAAGGTGAAAAAGACCCGTGATGAAAGCTTTGCCGAAAAAAATGCAAAAGGCGAAGTTGTTAACCGAACCGAAGCTATCGCATCTTTAGGTTCTGCCGCACTTGATAACGAAGAGTGTTGGGCTTATCAATCATTTTTACGCTCCTTAGGCTTGGTTTATATCGAACACCAAGCCCGTATCTGACACAGCGCAACTGTACCGGCTCTGGCAGAGTCGTTCGGACGTGGGGCAATGACAAATCACTGGAATGATATAGCAAACAGTGATTGCGTATTAATTATGGGTTCAAACCCAGCAGAAAACCACCCAATTTCTTTTAAATGGGTAATGAAAGCACAAGAAAGAGGGGCGAAGATCATTCACGTTGACCCACGCTTTACTCGTACTAGTGCAAAATGTGATTTCCATACTGCTTTGCGAGTTGGTACCGATATCGCATTTTTAGGTGGTATGATTAAATATATAGCTGATAATAATCTTTATTTTAAAGATTATGTTCTTAACTATACTAATGCCAGTTTTATCGTAGGTAAAAAATATAGCTTTAAAGACGGTTTGTTCTCTGGTTTTGACCCTAAGACTCGTCGTTATGATAAGTCTACTTGGGCTTATGAAATGGACACAAACGGCGTTCCAATGCGTGATCTAACGCTTAAAAACCCACGTTGTGTTTGGAATTTAATGAGAGAACATTTTAAACGTTATACACTTGATGCCGTTAGCAGTACCACCGGTACTTCTAAAGCAGATTTAGAAAAAGTTTATAAAACGTTTGGTGCTACAGGACAACCTGATAAAGCAGGAACTGTTATGTATGCTATGGGTTGGACTCAAAAAAGCGTTGGCGTACAAAACATTCGTACTATGGCTATTGTCCAATTATTACTTGGTAATATTGGTGTAGCCGGTGGTGGAATTAACGCCCTACGCGGTGAATCTAACGTACAAGGTTCAACCGACCAAGGCTTGCTTGCTACTAACTTGCCTGCTTATTTGTCTGTTCCAAAGTCAACTATGGTTAGCCTTGAAGCATATAATAAAGCTCGTACTCCCGTTAGCAAAGACCCACAAAGTGTTAACTGGTGGAGCAATACGCCTAAATATATGGCAAGTCTTATTAAGTCAATGTATCCTTCCGAAGATCCGGCGGCTGCTTACAACTGGTTGCCAAAGCTTGATGCGGATAAAAAAGATACAGAATATTTCTGGTTGGCTCTTTTTGAAAGAATGTACAATAACGGATTTAAAGGCCTGTTTGCTTGGGGTATGAACCCTGCCTGTTCCGGTGCAAACGCAGGTAAAAACCGTATTGCTTTAGGTAAGCTTGACTGGCTTGTTAACGTAAACCTTTTTGAAAATGAAACCAGTTCATTTTGGAAGGGACCGGGACAAGATCCGTCTAAAATTAAAACAGAAGTTTTCCTCTTGCCGTGTGCTGTTTCTATTGAAAAAGAAGGCTCTGTTGTTAACTCAGGTCGTTGGGTACAGTGGCGTTATCGTGGTCCAAAACCATATGCGCAAACTCGTCCGGACGGCGATATTATGTTAGAACTTGCCAAAGAAATTCGTAAGCTCTATAAAGAAGAGGGCGGTAAGTTTGTTGACCCTGTTCTTAAGCTTGATATTGAATCATGGGAAGAACATAACGAGTTTTCACCTATAAAAGTAGCCAAAATAATGAATGGTTATTTTACTAAAGATATTGAAATCGCAGGAAAACAATATAAAGCCGGTCAACAAGTTCCGTCTTTTGCATTACTGCAGGCTGATGGTTCAACAACTTCCGGTTGTTGGGTTATGACCGGTTGCTTTACTGATGCCGGTAATATGGCCGCACGTCGTAGCAAAGATCAAACTGAGATGCAGGCAAATATTGGTCTTTTCCCAAATTGGAGTTGGGCATGGCCTCTTAACCGCCGTGTTCTTTATAACCGTGCGTCTGTTGACTTAAAAGGTCAACCTTTTAACCCTAAAAAACCTGTTATTATCTGGAAAGATGGAAAATGGGTTGGCGACGTTGTTGACGGTGGCGGAGATCCGGGTGCTAAACATCCGTTTATTATGCAAACTCACGGAGTTGGTTCTTTATTTGGTCCCGGTCGTGAAGATGGTCCTTTCCCAGAACATTATGAAAGCATGGAATGTGCTGTTCCTAAAAATACCTTCTCTAAACAATTAAGTAGTCCTACTGCTTATTATATTGAGCGTGAAAAACCTAAAAAGGTTTGCGATCCTCGCTATCCGACAATCTGTACTACTTATCGCGTAACGGAACATTGGCAAACCGGTCTTATGACCAGACGTGTTGGTTGGTTGCTTGAAGCAGAGCCTCAAATCTTCTGTGAAATGAGTCCTGAATTTGCCAAGATGAAAAAGATAAACAATGGCGATAAAGTAAACATCAGCTCCCCGCGTGGCAAAGTCTGGGCAATAGCCATAGTAACAGAGAGAATAAAACCCTTAAAAGTTCAAGGGCAAATTCTGCATACTGTTGGTATTCCTTGGCACTTTGGTTGGATCTTCCCTAAAAACGGTGGCGATTCTGTTAACCTGTTGACTCCGTCAGTGGGCGACCCAAATACGGGTATTCCTGAAACCAAGGCGTTTATGGTTAACGTCGAGAAAGCCTAA
- a CDS encoding 4Fe-4S dicluster domain-containing protein, protein MGKLFFVDLTKCTACRGCQVACKQWKQLPAEETKQTGTHQNPPDLTYNTLKIVHFIEGKFNNKFDWVFFPEQCRHCYEPPCMGQANLDDEGAVIQDEATGAVVFTPLIANTDGASVRSACPYDIPREAKDNKGASKCDMCIDRVRENLLPACVLSCPTGCMHFGDEKEITEMANKRLAEVKKDYPDAVIGDPSSVRVLYLFQYDPKKYTSHAIADASGVNPLSRQELFAKLFNRNKQA, encoded by the coding sequence ATGGGAAAACTATTTTTTGTTGATTTAACTAAATGTACCGCTTGTCGTGGTTGTCAGGTTGCTTGTAAACAATGGAAACAACTACCGGCTGAAGAGACCAAACAAACCGGAACTCACCAAAACCCACCGGATTTAACATATAACACCTTAAAAATAGTTCATTTTATTGAAGGTAAATTTAACAATAAATTTGACTGGGTGTTTTTTCCTGAACAATGTCGTCATTGTTACGAACCTCCTTGTATGGGGCAGGCGAACCTTGATGATGAGGGAGCTGTTATTCAAGACGAAGCCACAGGTGCAGTCGTTTTTACTCCGTTAATCGCAAATACAGACGGAGCAAGCGTACGCAGTGCTTGCCCTTATGATATTCCACGTGAAGCAAAAGATAATAAAGGTGCTTCAAAGTGTGATATGTGTATTGACAGGGTAAGAGAAAATCTTCTGCCTGCTTGTGTATTAAGCTGTCCTACAGGTTGTATGCATTTTGGTGATGAAAAAGAAATTACCGAAATGGCAAACAAACGCTTGGCAGAAGTGAAAAAAGATTATCCTGATGCTGTGATTGGTGATCCAAGTTCAGTAAGGGTGCTTTATCTGTTCCAATATGACCCTAAAAAATATACGTCTCACGCCATAGCTGATGCGAGCGGTGTTAACCCTTTAAGCAGGCAAGAGCTTTTTGCAAAACTGTTTAATAGAAACAAACAAGCGTAG
- a CDS encoding SPFH domain-containing protein, with amino-acid sequence MQKTITIGILFAFLIGVVMSSTYLFENVAAGNICVIQSPVSGELTVYTEPGIKWQGFGRVTYYPRSGVYEFNQPVDPNDPSQEKDYVPHLDNSLKITFNDGGEAWVSGSIRYDYPLTTDQIIILHKMFSGHENVLKGLIEKTVERSVYMSGPLMSSIDSFMSRRADVPKVIEDQARYGLYDVVTKDVRIKDEFTGEEKIIKQAEPVRDPKAPNGLARQEDSVLSKYGMVLSNFTTNNISYSPRVQERVNALFAAASDIQLATLNAKKAEQDKRTAEERGKSDAVTAEWKAKTITAEETETARKIALVQKIDAERDKDVANIEANKKREVAEQEKITASLYKDAQLLRAEADATYKRKVMEADGALAQKLDAYKYAVDRFSNAIANYRGAWTPQIVTGNSGAGQNNNAAMNMMEFLSIKAAKDLGLEMGMATTEKAQ; translated from the coding sequence ATGCAAAAAACAATCACTATTGGTATTTTATTTGCCTTTTTAATTGGGGTGGTAATGTCTTCGACTTATTTATTTGAAAACGTTGCTGCGGGTAATATTTGTGTTATACAATCTCCGGTTTCAGGAGAGCTAACTGTTTATACCGAACCTGGTATAAAATGGCAGGGTTTTGGGCGAGTTACTTATTATCCTCGTTCTGGTGTTTATGAGTTTAATCAGCCAGTTGACCCTAATGACCCCAGTCAGGAAAAAGATTATGTTCCTCATTTAGATAATTCATTAAAAATTACTTTTAATGATGGTGGTGAGGCTTGGGTTTCTGGTTCTATTCGTTATGATTATCCTTTAACCACAGATCAAATCATCATTTTACATAAAATGTTTAGTGGGCATGAGAATGTTTTAAAGGGTTTAATTGAAAAGACTGTTGAACGCTCTGTTTATATGTCTGGTCCTCTAATGTCTTCTATTGATAGTTTTATGAGTCGTAGGGCTGATGTACCAAAAGTTATAGAAGATCAAGCCCGTTATGGTCTTTATGATGTTGTAACTAAAGATGTGCGTATAAAAGATGAATTTACTGGCGAAGAAAAAATAATTAAACAAGCTGAACCAGTTAGAGACCCTAAAGCACCAAATGGTTTAGCCAGACAAGAAGACTCTGTATTGTCTAAATATGGAATGGTTTTATCTAACTTTACTACAAATAATATTAGTTATTCTCCTCGAGTTCAAGAACGTGTCAATGCTTTGTTTGCGGCGGCTTCTGATATTCAGCTCGCTACCTTAAACGCTAAAAAAGCCGAACAAGACAAAAGAACAGCTGAAGAAAGAGGGAAGTCAGACGCAGTAACAGCAGAATGGAAGGCAAAAACCATTACCGCTGAAGAAACCGAAACTGCTCGCAAGATTGCTTTAGTACAAAAGATTGATGCGGAACGAGATAAAGATGTTGCTAATATTGAAGCGAATAAAAAACGTGAAGTAGCGGAACAAGAAAAAATTACTGCAAGTTTATATAAAGATGCACAATTACTTAGAGCCGAGGCTGATGCTACTTATAAGCGTAAGGTTATGGAAGCTGATGGTGCTTTAGCTCAAAAGCTTGATGCTTATAAATATGCCGTAGATAGATTTTCCAATGCGATTGCGAATTATCGTGGTGCTTGGACTCCGCAAATTGTTACAGGAAACAGCGGAGCCGGGCAAAATAATAATGCGGCTATGAATATGATGGAATTTTTATCTATTAAAGCAGCGAAAGATTTAGGTTTAGAAATGGGAATGGCAACCACCGAAAAAGCTCAATAA
- a CDS encoding peptidase U32 family protein, whose translation MNSKPEILAPAGDTPAFLAAMAAGADAIYLGLKHFSARMQAQNFSLTELSRLTELAHSENRRVYIALNTLLKPSDPLPAGRLLARIARFSPECLPDALIIQDPGVGLIARQAGYSGELHFSTIANVTHTKALAIAQNMGASRVILPRELSIDEVKTVAAACPSDLELEFFVHGALCWCVSGRCWWSSYMGGKSGLRGRCVQPCRRVYKQKGKEGRFFSCFDLSLGPLTKTLLDIPQLSSWKIEGRKKGPHYVFYVVTAYKMLRDNPDDPQARKEAEAILSMALGRQTTKARFLPQGQLDPTRNPTHTQVGAEQTSSGLFCGRLKMEDDPSQTQFKKGKLKKGERPQDIKVARFILSPRFNLIPQDYLRIGYEDEPWHATQSVSKVLPKGGTLTFTIPRHKWPKNGTPVFLIDRKEPELMALLKDWNIKLDKFKGEAPEDVDFRLDMPSVARSEKRYEIYLQANIPQGKATRRALRSNSFMGLWLGPKPLQELSRTLFGRISWWLPPVIWPNEEDRWALLISNAIRSGARHFVCNSQWQRAFFPTGDAKPEGLSLSLGPFVNLANAFSLQSMADLGFERAVISPELAQEDVLSLPHQSPLPLGIVLSGFFPMGISRHTLDPLKAGELFASPKKEAFWSRRYGENTWIYPAWPLDLTEKRNELEKAGYSFFVHFEENIPKELEVQRTSSFNWDIELL comes from the coding sequence ATAAATTCAAAACCAGAAATCCTTGCACCTGCCGGAGATACACCGGCTTTTTTAGCGGCTATGGCCGCTGGTGCTGACGCTATTTATCTAGGCTTAAAACACTTTTCTGCCAGAATGCAGGCACAAAACTTTTCTTTAACTGAGCTTTCTCGTTTAACCGAGTTAGCCCATAGCGAGAATCGCCGTGTTTATATCGCCCTCAATACCTTATTAAAACCAAGCGACCCTTTACCCGCCGGGCGTTTACTCGCTCGTATAGCTCGTTTTTCGCCTGAGTGTTTACCTGATGCTTTAATCATTCAAGACCCCGGCGTGGGCTTAATCGCTCGCCAAGCCGGATATAGCGGAGAATTACATTTTTCTACTATTGCCAACGTTACCCACACAAAAGCTTTAGCAATCGCCCAAAACATGGGAGCAAGCAGGGTTATTTTACCTCGTGAACTTTCTATTGATGAGGTTAAAACCGTTGCGGCGGCTTGTCCTAGCGACCTTGAGTTAGAATTTTTTGTGCATGGTGCTTTATGTTGGTGTGTCTCAGGGCGTTGTTGGTGGTCTAGCTACATGGGCGGAAAAAGTGGCTTAAGAGGGCGTTGTGTCCAGCCTTGTCGCCGTGTATATAAACAAAAAGGTAAAGAAGGGCGTTTCTTCTCCTGCTTTGACCTTTCGCTTGGGCCTCTAACCAAAACTTTATTAGATATACCTCAGCTTTCTTCTTGGAAAATAGAAGGGCGTAAAAAAGGACCTCACTATGTATTTTATGTGGTAACCGCCTATAAAATGCTCAGAGATAACCCTGATGACCCCCAAGCTCGTAAAGAAGCGGAAGCAATTTTATCTATGGCATTAGGCAGACAAACAACTAAAGCCAGATTTTTACCCCAAGGACAACTTGACCCAACTCGCAACCCAACGCATACTCAAGTTGGAGCGGAACAAACTAGTTCCGGCTTATTTTGTGGGCGTTTAAAAATGGAAGATGACCCAAGTCAAACACAGTTTAAAAAAGGTAAGCTTAAAAAAGGCGAACGTCCTCAAGATATTAAAGTTGCTCGTTTTATTTTAAGCCCTCGTTTTAACTTGATTCCTCAAGATTATTTACGCATAGGTTATGAAGATGAACCTTGGCACGCAACTCAATCAGTCAGTAAAGTTTTGCCAAAAGGTGGAACTTTAACTTTTACTATTCCACGTCATAAATGGCCGAAAAATGGTACGCCTGTCTTTTTAATTGATAGAAAAGAGCCAGAGTTAATGGCCCTTTTAAAAGATTGGAATATTAAGCTCGATAAGTTTAAAGGCGAAGCCCCGGAAGACGTTGATTTTAGACTCGATATGCCTAGCGTAGCCAGATCTGAAAAACGTTATGAAATTTACCTCCAAGCGAATATTCCGCAAGGAAAAGCAACAAGAAGAGCGTTGCGTTCTAATAGTTTTATGGGTTTATGGCTTGGCCCTAAACCTTTACAAGAATTGTCTCGTACTTTGTTTGGGCGTATTTCTTGGTGGTTGCCACCTGTAATTTGGCCAAACGAAGAAGATCGCTGGGCTTTGCTTATCTCTAATGCGATACGCTCGGGTGCGAGACACTTTGTCTGTAACAGCCAGTGGCAACGGGCGTTTTTCCCGACTGGTGATGCAAAGCCAGAAGGCTTGTCTTTAAGTCTTGGACCGTTTGTTAATCTTGCGAATGCTTTTTCGTTGCAGAGTATGGCGGATCTTGGCTTTGAAAGGGCTGTTATTAGCCCGGAACTCGCTCAAGAAGATGTTTTAAGCCTGCCACATCAAAGCCCTTTACCTTTGGGTATTGTCTTAAGTGGATTTTTCCCTATGGGAATTAGTCGACATACGCTTGACCCTTTAAAAGCTGGCGAATTGTTTGCTAGCCCGAAAAAAGAAGCTTTTTGGTCTAGACGTTATGGCGAAAATACTTGGATTTATCCCGCTTGGCCTTTAGACTTAACAGAGAAACGCAATGAACTGGAAAAAGCCGGTTATAGTTTCTTTGTGCATTTTGAAGAAAATATACCAAAAGAGCTTGAAGTTCAGCGTACCAGTAGCTTTAACTGGGATATTGAACTGCTTTAA
- a CDS encoding tRNA (cytidine(34)-2'-O)-methyltransferase, whose product MHIVLVEPEIPPNTGNIARLCAATKTPLHLIKPLGFSLEDRYLKRAGLDYWKHVELKIWNSWQEYRENMPNRLVLSSARRGQALHEFKFEADDALVFGCETQGLPEYVLECSEHRVRIPIWGEVRSLNLANSAGIILYQGLHSAGLLP is encoded by the coding sequence ATGCATATAGTACTTGTTGAACCTGAAATTCCGCCAAATACCGGGAATATTGCCCGTCTTTGTGCGGCGACTAAAACGCCCTTACACTTAATTAAGCCTTTGGGTTTTAGCCTTGAAGACCGCTATTTAAAACGAGCCGGGCTTGATTATTGGAAGCATGTTGAACTTAAAATCTGGAATTCGTGGCAGGAATATCGTGAAAATATGCCGAATCGTTTGGTTTTAAGTTCTGCACGCAGAGGGCAAGCGTTACATGAGTTTAAGTTTGAAGCCGATGATGCTTTGGTTTTTGGTTGCGAAACTCAAGGGCTACCTGAATATGTCTTGGAGTGTTCGGAACACAGAGTGCGTATTCCTATTTGGGGCGAAGTTCGTAGCTTGAATTTGGCTAACTCAGCAGGGATTATTTTATATCAAGGCTTACACAGTGCGGGGTTATTGCCTTAA